In Magnetospirillum sp. XM-1, a single window of DNA contains:
- a CDS encoding efflux RND transporter periplasmic adaptor subunit, whose amino-acid sequence MSSFDLKNPLWRKGALIIGGLAAAAGLAMVLLPQQSQPVRNGGKPGGPDGRPVAVSAASVARRDMPIYLDAIGTVQAYNTVTVRSRVDGELVEVLFKEGQDVQAGDVLAQIDPRTYRAQYEQALATRDKDTAQLEAARRDLARYVSLGDRVSGQSVDTQRALVRQLEATVRADEAAASNAKTMLSYTVITAPIGGRTGMRLVDRGNIVRASDATGLVTLTQMQPISVVFTLPQQSLGAVNDRLRQDGKLQVSAFQPETRALADTGELELVDNQIDQTTGTIKLKAVMPNVERRLWPGGFVNVRLLLSVRKDGLVVPAQAVQRGPQGPYVFAVKEDRTVEMRAVKVAAIEAGQALLDDGVAEGDSVVVEGTAKLQPGARVMTGEKNGEGQAGGQGRGEGKGRAGKPQ is encoded by the coding sequence TTGTCTTCCTTTGACCTGAAGAACCCTCTGTGGCGCAAGGGCGCGCTGATCATTGGCGGATTGGCGGCGGCGGCCGGCCTGGCCATGGTGCTGCTGCCGCAACAATCCCAGCCGGTGCGCAACGGGGGCAAACCGGGAGGCCCCGACGGCCGGCCGGTGGCCGTGTCGGCGGCCAGCGTCGCGCGGCGCGACATGCCCATCTATCTCGACGCCATCGGCACGGTGCAGGCCTACAACACGGTGACGGTGCGCTCGCGGGTGGATGGCGAGTTGGTCGAGGTGCTGTTCAAGGAAGGCCAGGACGTCCAGGCCGGCGACGTGCTGGCCCAGATCGACCCGCGCACCTATCGCGCCCAATACGAACAGGCCCTGGCGACGCGCGACAAGGACACCGCCCAGCTGGAGGCGGCGCGCCGCGACCTTGCCCGCTATGTCAGCCTGGGCGACCGCGTCTCGGGCCAGAGCGTCGACACCCAGCGCGCCCTGGTGCGCCAGCTGGAAGCCACGGTGCGGGCCGACGAGGCGGCGGCGTCGAATGCCAAGACCATGCTGTCCTACACCGTCATCACCGCGCCCATCGGCGGGCGGACCGGCATGCGGCTGGTGGACAGGGGCAACATCGTGCGGGCGTCGGACGCCACCGGGCTGGTGACGCTGACCCAGATGCAGCCCATTTCGGTGGTGTTCACCCTGCCGCAGCAATCGCTGGGCGCGGTCAACGACCGGCTGCGCCAGGACGGCAAGCTGCAGGTCAGCGCCTTCCAGCCCGAGACCCGCGCCCTGGCCGATACCGGCGAGCTGGAACTGGTGGACAACCAGATCGACCAGACCACCGGCACCATCAAGCTGAAGGCGGTGATGCCCAATGTCGAACGCCGGCTGTGGCCGGGCGGCTTCGTCAACGTCCGCCTGCTGCTCTCGGTGCGCAAGGACGGGCTGGTGGTGCCCGCCCAGGCGGTGCAGCGCGGGCCGCAGGGGCCTTACGTCTTCGCCGTCAAGGAGGACCGCACCGTCGAGATGCGCGCCGTCAAGGTCGCCGCAATCGAGGCGGGCCAGGCCCTGCTGGACGACGGCGTGGCCGAGGGCGATTCCGTGGTGGTGGAAGGCACCGCCAAGCTGCAGCCCGGCGCGCGCGTCATGACGGGCGAGAAGAATGGTGAGGGTCAAGCCGGCGGTCAGGGTCGCGGTGAGGGGAAGGGCCGCGCGGGCAAGCCGCAATGA
- a CDS encoding FIST signal transduction protein, with amino-acid sequence MWIEQRLWTAGQGWAVTGKRGAAASLVLYFAAPGSLPGETILADLRAAYGDAPILGCTTGGEILGPEVIDDSVVVSALGFEHAKVRVADRDLSDVSQSKAIGAALARQLEEPDLRAIFILSDGTNVNGDALVAGCTEAVAADVAVTGGLAGDGARFKSTAVGCNDVMRPGRVAAVGLYGESLSIGHGSFGGWDEFGPPRTITRSAANILYELDGEPALDLYKRYLGDEAQGLPGSALLFPLSIRPQGGDEGGEVVRTIVGIDEEAKSMIFAGDMPTGHLARLMRGNFDNLVDGAGRAAESAAAVSGPCLGLLVSCIGRKLLMGQRIAEEVEIVADVLGKGSSLMGFYSYGEISPHGFTGKCELHNQTMTITTISER; translated from the coding sequence ATGTGGATCGAACAACGGCTGTGGACGGCCGGGCAGGGCTGGGCCGTGACGGGAAAGCGCGGCGCGGCGGCCAGCCTGGTCCTTTACTTCGCCGCCCCCGGCAGCCTGCCGGGCGAAACCATCCTGGCCGACCTGCGCGCCGCCTATGGCGACGCCCCCATCCTGGGATGCACCACCGGCGGCGAAATCCTCGGGCCCGAGGTCATCGACGATTCGGTGGTGGTGTCCGCGCTGGGCTTCGAGCACGCGAAGGTGCGGGTCGCCGACCGCGACCTTTCCGACGTGTCGCAGTCGAAAGCCATCGGCGCCGCCCTGGCCCGCCAACTGGAGGAGCCGGACTTGCGGGCCATCTTCATCCTGTCGGACGGCACCAATGTGAACGGCGACGCCCTGGTGGCCGGCTGCACCGAGGCCGTCGCCGCCGACGTGGCGGTGACCGGCGGCCTGGCCGGCGACGGCGCACGCTTCAAATCCACGGCGGTGGGCTGCAACGACGTCATGCGCCCCGGCCGGGTGGCGGCAGTGGGCCTCTACGGCGAATCCCTGTCCATCGGGCATGGCAGCTTCGGCGGCTGGGACGAGTTCGGGCCGCCGCGCACCATCACCCGCTCGGCGGCCAACATCCTTTACGAACTGGACGGCGAGCCGGCGCTGGACCTCTACAAGCGCTATCTGGGCGACGAGGCGCAAGGCTTGCCGGGCAGCGCCCTGCTGTTCCCCCTGTCCATCCGCCCCCAGGGCGGCGACGAGGGCGGCGAGGTGGTGCGCACCATCGTCGGCATCGACGAGGAGGCCAAGTCGATGATCTTCGCCGGCGACATGCCCACCGGCCATCTGGCGCGGCTGATGCGCGGCAATTTCGACAATCTGGTGGACGGCGCCGGACGGGCGGCGGAATCGGCGGCGGCGGTGAGCGGACCTTGCCTGGGCCTGCTGGTCAGCTGCATCGGCCGCAAGCTGCTGATGGGCCAGCGCATCGCCGAGGAGGTGGAGATCGTCGCCGACGTCCTGGGCAAGGGCTCCAGCCTGATGGGGTTCTACTCCTATGGCGAGATTTCCCCCCACGGCTTCACCGGCAAGTGCGAACTGCACAACCAGACCATGACCATCACCACCATCTCCGAGCGCTGA
- a CDS encoding PAS domain S-box protein: MSTPPPLHRLLQRQLARAARGAADGAPDFDALMRLISDSYEEHDRERRLSDRSARLMEEELRAANQESRRQAEAHLQAILNTVGEGIVIADPNGVIVSVNPALLSIFGYERDEVIGIGIDALIPQASPRGEAIRGMESIFALGRETLARRRGGKSFPVELAAGDLTPTGSPQFVVIMRDISERKRIEREMAESQERFRDFAQSTSDWFWEMGPDLRFTGFSGQFTEHTQSLPSHYVGRTRDEMIADETPMEARLQNLADMEARRPFRDFVYRTKEMDGPGRYLRVNGKPVFGPWGEFLGYRGTASDITEEIEAEERLKAAQAETERLAQRNNSILESVDDGIVGIDLNGRATFVNRAAAQLLDFEPAELVGSDILPLIASDMETAGKLYGILLRLTASIRDDAASFKRRDGTPLPVEYIASPVMERGNQVGVVLGFRDITQRRLVEHQLREAKEAAEAGNRSKSEFLATMSHEIRTPMNGVIGMTGLLLDTRLTEEQRHFAETIRDSGESLLTVINDILDFSKMEAGKLDLDYTEFELAPLVESVLDILAPRAHAKGIEIAGLIAPELRMLVRGDPGRLRQILMNLAGNAVKFTHQGGVSIEVAALENDVQPGMVRFAIKDTGIGIAPEAQSRLFSMFSQVDSSTARRYGGTGLGLAISRRLSELMGGCIGVDSEPGKGSTFWVAIPLDLLAPQAAEPPNLAGRRVLVVDDNDINRDVIERQLKAFGIHVQACPDAGAGMGELTRAAAAGEPWEAAIIDSQMPMVTGAEMVRMIRAIPMLRDTKVIITSSQGMPAEHLDEKITIDAFLHKPLRQTSLLDTIGRMLGVAGAENRPQDQEEEPAAPDAGGKRLRILVAEDNPVNQQVALGLLRKLGHTVDVVGDGAEALEAVRLLPYDLVLMDVQMPEMDGLEATRAIRALNGPTARLPIVAMTANAMRGDDQMCFDAGMNGYISKPIDRRKLAEALAPYSGAAEAKPAAPAEPPAAKAVDLDVLDALAADIEADTVVEILVKFMEDARARHLAAAAAAPAGDLDRVRREAHTIKGAAASLGLLAIRDTCLALEQAARAGEGVEPLLARLHDGVEALPGQLTPTAYCLPTP; the protein is encoded by the coding sequence TTGTCGACGCCTCCGCCCCTTCACCGCCTGTTGCAGCGCCAGCTGGCCCGCGCCGCCCGCGGCGCCGCCGACGGCGCGCCCGATTTCGACGCGCTGATGCGCCTCATCAGCGATTCCTACGAGGAGCATGACCGCGAGCGACGCCTGTCCGACCGCTCGGCCCGGCTGATGGAAGAGGAATTGCGGGCCGCCAACCAGGAATCCCGCCGCCAGGCCGAAGCCCATCTGCAGGCCATCCTCAATACCGTCGGCGAAGGCATCGTCATCGCCGATCCGAACGGCGTCATCGTCAGCGTCAACCCCGCCCTGCTGTCCATTTTCGGCTACGAGCGCGACGAGGTCATCGGCATCGGCATCGACGCCCTGATCCCCCAGGCCAGCCCCCGGGGAGAAGCGATCCGCGGCATGGAGAGCATCTTCGCCCTGGGCCGCGAGACCCTGGCCCGGCGCCGGGGCGGCAAATCCTTTCCCGTCGAGCTGGCGGCCGGCGACCTGACGCCGACCGGATCGCCCCAGTTCGTGGTGATCATGCGCGACATCTCGGAGAGAAAGCGCATCGAGCGCGAGATGGCCGAAAGCCAGGAGCGCTTCCGCGACTTCGCCCAATCCACCTCGGACTGGTTCTGGGAGATGGGCCCCGACCTGCGTTTCACCGGCTTTTCGGGCCAGTTCACCGAGCACACCCAGTCCCTGCCCAGCCATTACGTGGGACGCACCCGCGACGAGATGATCGCCGACGAAACCCCCATGGAGGCCCGGCTGCAGAACCTGGCCGACATGGAGGCGCGCCGCCCGTTCCGCGACTTCGTCTACCGCACCAAGGAGATGGACGGGCCGGGCCGCTACCTCAGGGTCAACGGCAAGCCGGTGTTCGGCCCCTGGGGCGAGTTCCTCGGCTATCGCGGCACCGCGTCCGACATCACCGAGGAGATCGAGGCCGAGGAGCGCCTGAAGGCCGCCCAGGCCGAGACCGAACGTCTGGCCCAGCGCAACAACTCGATTCTCGAAAGCGTCGATGACGGCATCGTCGGCATCGACCTCAACGGCCGGGCCACCTTCGTCAACCGCGCCGCCGCCCAATTGCTGGATTTCGAGCCCGCCGAACTGGTGGGCAGCGACATCCTGCCCCTCATCGCCTCGGACATGGAGACCGCCGGCAAGCTTTACGGCATCCTGCTGCGCCTGACCGCCTCCATCCGCGACGACGCCGCCAGCTTCAAGCGCCGCGACGGCACGCCGCTGCCGGTGGAGTACATCGCCTCGCCGGTGATGGAGCGGGGCAACCAGGTGGGCGTGGTGCTGGGCTTCCGCGACATCACCCAGCGCCGCCTGGTGGAACACCAGTTGCGCGAGGCCAAGGAAGCGGCGGAAGCCGGCAACCGCAGCAAGTCCGAATTCCTCGCCACCATGAGCCACGAGATCCGCACCCCCATGAACGGGGTGATCGGCATGACCGGGCTGCTGCTCGACACCAGATTGACCGAGGAGCAGCGCCATTTCGCCGAAACCATCCGCGATTCGGGCGAATCCCTGCTGACCGTCATCAACGACATCCTGGACTTCTCCAAGATGGAGGCGGGCAAGCTCGACCTCGACTACACCGAATTCGAACTGGCCCCCCTGGTGGAAAGCGTGCTGGACATCCTGGCGCCGCGCGCCCACGCCAAGGGCATCGAGATCGCCGGCCTGATCGCCCCCGAGCTGCGCATGCTGGTGCGCGGAGATCCCGGCCGACTGCGCCAGATCCTGATGAATCTGGCCGGCAACGCCGTCAAGTTCACCCATCAGGGCGGCGTGTCCATCGAAGTCGCCGCCCTGGAAAACGACGTCCAGCCCGGCATGGTGCGCTTCGCCATCAAGGACACCGGCATCGGCATCGCCCCCGAGGCCCAGTCACGGCTGTTCTCCATGTTCTCCCAGGTGGATTCCTCGACCGCCCGGCGCTACGGCGGCACCGGGCTGGGCCTAGCCATTTCCCGGCGCCTAAGCGAATTGATGGGCGGCTGCATCGGTGTCGACAGCGAGCCCGGCAAGGGGTCCACCTTCTGGGTGGCCATCCCTCTCGACCTGCTGGCCCCCCAGGCGGCGGAGCCTCCCAACCTGGCCGGCCGCCGGGTGCTGGTGGTGGACGACAACGACATCAACCGCGACGTCATCGAACGCCAGTTGAAGGCCTTCGGCATCCACGTCCAGGCCTGTCCCGACGCCGGGGCCGGCATGGGCGAGCTGACCCGGGCCGCCGCCGCGGGCGAGCCCTGGGAGGCGGCGATCATCGATTCCCAGATGCCCATGGTCACCGGCGCGGAAATGGTCCGCATGATCCGCGCCATTCCCATGCTGAGAGACACCAAGGTGATCATTACCTCGTCCCAGGGAATGCCGGCCGAGCACCTGGACGAAAAGATCACCATCGACGCCTTCCTGCACAAGCCGCTGCGCCAGACCTCGCTGCTCGACACCATCGGTCGGATGTTGGGCGTGGCCGGGGCGGAAAACCGCCCGCAAGACCAGGAGGAGGAGCCCGCCGCCCCCGATGCCGGGGGCAAGCGGCTGCGCATCCTGGTGGCCGAGGACAATCCCGTGAACCAGCAGGTGGCGCTCGGCCTGCTGCGCAAGCTGGGCCATACGGTGGACGTGGTGGGTGACGGCGCCGAGGCGCTGGAGGCGGTGCGCCTGCTGCCCTACGACCTGGTGCTGATGGACGTGCAGATGCCCGAAATGGACGGGCTGGAGGCCACCAGGGCCATCCGGGCGCTGAATGGCCCGACCGCCCGGCTTCCCATCGTCGCCATGACCGCCAACGCCATGCGCGGCGACGACCAGATGTGTTTCGACGCCGGCATGAACGGCTACATCTCCAAGCCCATCGACCGCCGCAAGCTGGCCGAGGCGCTGGCGCCCTATTCCGGCGCGGCCGAAGCCAAACCGGCCGCCCCCGCCGAGCCGCCCGCCGCCAAGGCGGTGGACCTGGACGTGCTGGACGCCCTGGCGGCCGACATCGAGGCCGACACCGTGGTGGAAATCCTGGTGAAGTTCATGGAAGACGCCCGCGCCCGCCATCTGGCCGCCGCCGCCGCCGCCCCCGCCGGCGATCTGGACAGGGTCCGCCGGGAAGCCCACACCATCAAGGGCGCCGCCGCCAGCCTGGGCCTGCTGGCCATCCGCGACACCTGCCTGGCCCTGGAGCAGGCGGCGCGGGCCGGCGAAGGTGTCGAGCCCCTGCTGGCCCGGCTCCATGACGGCGTCGAGGCACTGCCCGGCCAGCTGACGCCGACCGCCTACTGCCTGCCGACGCCCTGA
- a CDS encoding HD domain-containing phosphohydrolase → MIALLIDDNPTNLMLIKHRLLKIDGCEVVCMESAISALEWCKDNTPDIVLTDYMMPGMDGLEFIAHLRARPAMQDIPIVVVTTSDLREIRQKALDLGAADFLTKPVDGPELMARTRNLLALRASRLALHDRAAEELVMRLSKAAEYRDPETGAHIERMARYSALIARRLGFEADAVDRLELAAPMHDVGKVGIPDMILLKPDRLTETEFVVMKQHASYGWDILKDSSSQLVRLAALIARTHHEKYDGSGYPAGLAGDSIPMEGRIVAVADVFDALTSTRPYKTPWSVDKAVAFLKEQRGRHFDPACVDAFLSGLDEVLRIKEEFRDHQDEMPPHPLADY, encoded by the coding sequence ATGATCGCCCTGCTCATCGACGACAACCCCACCAACCTGATGCTGATCAAGCACCGCCTGCTCAAGATCGACGGCTGCGAGGTGGTCTGCATGGAATCGGCCATCAGCGCTCTCGAGTGGTGCAAGGACAACACCCCCGACATCGTGCTGACCGATTACATGATGCCCGGCATGGACGGGCTGGAATTCATCGCTCACCTGCGGGCGCGACCGGCCATGCAGGACATCCCCATCGTCGTGGTCACCACCTCGGACCTGCGCGAGATCCGCCAGAAGGCCCTGGACCTGGGCGCCGCCGATTTCCTGACCAAGCCGGTGGACGGGCCCGAGCTGATGGCGCGCACGCGCAATCTGCTGGCGCTCAGGGCATCGCGCCTGGCGCTTCACGACCGCGCCGCCGAGGAACTGGTGATGCGGCTGTCAAAGGCCGCCGAATACCGCGACCCCGAGACCGGCGCCCATATCGAGCGCATGGCGCGCTATTCCGCCCTGATCGCCCGGCGCCTGGGCTTCGAGGCCGACGCGGTGGACAGGCTGGAACTGGCCGCCCCCATGCACGACGTGGGCAAGGTGGGCATTCCCGACATGATCCTGCTCAAACCCGACCGGCTGACCGAGACCGAGTTCGTGGTGATGAAGCAGCATGCCTCCTATGGCTGGGACATCCTCAAGGACAGCTCGTCGCAGCTGGTCCGCCTGGCCGCGCTGATCGCGCGGACCCATCACGAAAAATACGACGGCAGCGGCTATCCCGCCGGACTGGCCGGCGATTCCATCCCCATGGAAGGCCGCATCGTCGCCGTGGCCGACGTGTTCGACGCGCTGACCTCCACCAGGCCCTACAAGACGCCATGGAGCGTGGACAAGGCGGTGGCGTTCCTCAAGGAGCAGCGGGGACGCCATTTCGACCCGGCCTGCGTCGACGCCTTTCTCTCCGGCCTTGATGAAGTCCTGCGGATCAAGGAAGAGTTCCGCGACCACCAGGACGAGATGCCCCCCCATCCCCTGGCGGATTACTGA
- a CDS encoding HD domain-containing phosphohydrolase has product MQVIDAVKLQRNIIMYAVLAMAMVGLGVAFAAIVPLHAQMVQAADRAFEHGLDLQVEALRANVGRAGELARQVTSRSVIRDALITHNRGGMSADELRVFTADKLGDSLKLSHEMLGITRLGPDFQPLVAVGRPVPSELWSPANGEPPALGAPAQVEGRWVFLASAPILGRDGKREGLDVLLLDAEGLRAVVADVDTLGQTGEIILGRGGEAAKVFFPRRHGVAGLDDEVREAFALAVDDASPMLMTHPAGGRDVVLSQRLPGSDWIVMIRQDQGELHSNIDRLVLSVAIGAMVLVGFGITGFVLILRPLTGRLLVHTGDLRQQIKDGERTQKALERALEGTIEAVASTIEVRDPYTAGHQRRVADIAVAIGRELGLSAERLKGLHVAGTIHDIGKIGIPAEMLTRPGRLSPLEFDIIRGHAADGCDILDGVEFPWPVADMVRHHHERMDGSGYPDGLKGDEILFEARILAVADVVEAIASDRPYRAALGLEAAVTEIIAHRGVRFDAQVVDACRKLVDEGRLPLGPAQ; this is encoded by the coding sequence GTGCAGGTCATCGACGCTGTCAAACTGCAGCGCAACATCATCATGTACGCGGTGCTGGCCATGGCCATGGTGGGGCTTGGGGTGGCGTTCGCGGCTATCGTTCCCCTGCATGCCCAGATGGTCCAGGCGGCCGACCGTGCCTTCGAGCACGGCCTGGACCTGCAGGTCGAGGCCTTGCGGGCCAATGTGGGCCGGGCGGGCGAACTGGCCCGTCAGGTCACCAGCCGCAGCGTCATCCGCGACGCCCTGATCACCCATAACCGGGGCGGCATGTCCGCCGACGAGTTGCGGGTCTTCACCGCCGACAAGCTGGGCGATTCCCTGAAACTGTCCCATGAGATGCTGGGCATCACGCGGCTGGGCCCCGATTTCCAGCCGCTGGTCGCGGTGGGCCGCCCCGTTCCGTCCGAGCTGTGGAGCCCCGCCAACGGCGAGCCCCCCGCCCTGGGGGCGCCGGCCCAGGTGGAGGGGCGCTGGGTATTCCTGGCCTCGGCGCCCATCCTGGGCCGCGACGGGAAACGGGAAGGCCTGGATGTCCTGCTGCTCGACGCCGAGGGGCTGCGGGCGGTGGTCGCCGACGTGGATACCCTGGGCCAGACCGGCGAGATCATCCTGGGCCGGGGCGGGGAAGCCGCCAAGGTGTTCTTTCCCCGGCGGCATGGCGTCGCCGGCCTGGACGACGAGGTGCGCGAGGCCTTCGCCCTGGCCGTCGATGACGCCTCCCCCATGCTCATGACCCACCCGGCGGGCGGCCGCGACGTGGTCTTGTCCCAGCGCCTGCCCGGCTCCGACTGGATCGTGATGATCCGCCAGGACCAGGGGGAGCTTCACAGCAACATCGACCGCCTGGTGCTGTCCGTCGCCATCGGGGCCATGGTGCTGGTGGGATTCGGAATCACCGGCTTCGTGCTGATCCTGCGCCCGCTGACCGGGCGGCTGCTGGTGCATACCGGCGACCTGCGCCAGCAGATCAAGGACGGGGAACGGACCCAGAAAGCCCTGGAGCGCGCCTTGGAGGGAACCATCGAGGCGGTGGCCTCGACCATCGAGGTGCGCGATCCCTATACCGCCGGCCACCAGCGCCGGGTGGCGGACATCGCGGTGGCCATCGGGCGGGAGCTGGGCCTGTCGGCGGAGCGTCTCAAGGGCCTTCATGTGGCGGGCACCATCCACGACATCGGCAAGATCGGCATTCCGGCCGAGATGCTGACCCGGCCCGGCCGGCTGTCGCCCCTGGAATTCGACATCATCCGCGGCCATGCCGCCGACGGCTGCGACATCCTGGACGGCGTGGAGTTTCCCTGGCCGGTGGCCGACATGGTGCGCCATCACCACGAGCGCATGGACGGCAGCGGCTATCCCGACGGGCTGAAGGGCGACGAGATTCTGTTCGAGGCCCGCATCCTGGCGGTGGCCGACGTGGTCGAGGCCATCGCCTCGGACCGTCCCTACCGCGCCGCCCTGGGGCTGGAGGCGGCCGTGACCGAGATCATCGCCCATCGCGGCGTCCGCTTCGACGCCCAGGTGGTCGACGCCTGCCGCAAGCTGGTGGACGAGGGCCGCCTGCCCCTGGGGCCGGCTCAGTAA
- a CDS encoding alpha/beta fold hydrolase, translating to MKLNAIEAGPDAPNGVPLLILHGLLGSARNWGAVVKALGETRRVLALDMPNHGSSPWSEVMDYPFMAREVAAVIEHLGGRAAVMGHSMGGKAAMTLALSRPEMVERLVVVDIAPVTYNHTFAPFVKAMRAAPLAEATSRGEIEAALARTVLDKGVRAFLMQNLEGGAGGYRWRPNLAVLNAHMTDIMEFPDFPEGTRYDGPALFVAGETSEYVRPAYQDAITRLFPRAETVTIPGAGHWVHADNPAAFMAAIGPFL from the coding sequence ATGAAGCTCAACGCCATCGAGGCGGGACCCGACGCTCCGAACGGGGTGCCGCTGCTGATCCTGCACGGATTGCTGGGCTCGGCCCGTAACTGGGGCGCGGTGGTCAAGGCCCTGGGCGAGACCCGCCGGGTGCTGGCGCTGGACATGCCCAACCACGGATCGAGCCCGTGGAGCGAGGTCATGGACTATCCCTTCATGGCCCGCGAGGTGGCGGCGGTCATCGAGCACCTGGGCGGCAGGGCGGCGGTGATGGGCCATTCCATGGGCGGCAAGGCGGCCATGACCCTGGCGCTGTCCCGTCCCGAGATGGTCGAGCGCCTGGTGGTGGTGGACATCGCGCCGGTGACCTACAACCACACCTTCGCCCCCTTCGTGAAGGCCATGCGCGCCGCCCCCCTGGCCGAGGCCACGTCGCGCGGCGAGATCGAGGCCGCTTTGGCCCGCACCGTTCTCGACAAGGGCGTGCGCGCCTTCCTCATGCAGAATCTGGAAGGCGGGGCCGGCGGCTATCGCTGGCGGCCCAATCTGGCGGTGCTGAACGCCCATATGACCGACATCATGGAGTTCCCGGATTTCCCCGAGGGCACCCGTTACGACGGTCCCGCCCTGTTCGTGGCGGGCGAAACCTCGGAATACGTCCGTCCCGCCTATCAGGACGCCATCACCCGGCTGTTTCCCCGGGCCGAGACCGTCACCATCCCCGGCGCCGGCCATTGGGTCCACGCCGACAACCCTGCCGCGTTCATGGCGGCCATCGGGCCTTTCCTGTAG
- a CDS encoding PilZ domain-containing protein, protein MTARKSASNDRRVDDRHEGEGLFMLFDGILVEVVDISIGGLKFRRPPGLLSHGYRFTFELRSAYEDPNPLAKGVAVVRALGADWVAVEFVRPTFSLMKVVGRHIGRLLIGRSHLFRH, encoded by the coding sequence GTGACCGCCCGAAAGTCCGCCAGCAACGACCGCCGCGTCGATGATCGCCACGAAGGCGAAGGCCTGTTCATGCTGTTCGACGGCATCCTGGTCGAGGTCGTCGACATCTCCATCGGCGGGCTGAAGTTCCGGCGGCCGCCCGGCCTGCTCAGTCACGGCTACCGTTTCACCTTCGAACTGCGCTCGGCCTACGAGGATCCCAATCCCCTGGCCAAGGGCGTCGCCGTGGTGCGCGCGCTCGGCGCCGACTGGGTGGCGGTGGAGTTCGTGCGCCCCACCTTCTCGCTGATGAAGGTGGTGGGACGCCATATCGGCCGTCTGCTGATCGGCCGCAGCCATCTGTTCCGGCACTGA
- a CDS encoding ETC complex I subunit, translating to MQVRIYRPAKTAMQSGRGGNAKSWVLEYEPAAPKQPDNLMGWLGSTDTTSQVRVKFATMEEAVAFAKKKGLDYQVATENARLQKPKNYADNFRFDKLEFGRF from the coding sequence ATGCAGGTCCGCATCTATCGCCCCGCCAAGACCGCCATGCAATCGGGCCGGGGTGGCAACGCCAAGTCCTGGGTCCTGGAATACGAGCCGGCGGCCCCCAAGCAGCCCGACAACCTGATGGGTTGGTTGGGTTCGACCGACACCACCTCGCAGGTCCGGGTCAAGTTCGCCACCATGGAAGAGGCCGTGGCCTTCGCCAAGAAGAAGGGCCTGGACTATCAGGTGGCCACCGAGAACGCCCGCCTGCAGAAGCCCAAGAACTACGCCGACAATTTCCGCTTCGACAAGCTGGAATTCGGCCGCTTCTAG